The sequence acaggAGTCTCTCCTATTCTGTTAGCTTTCCTATGTAATGGTGTATTGAACGGTATGATGTAAGGGTTTTTATTACATGCAAGTGAGGTTGAGTTGCCAAAAATGAAAAGTCAGATACAATGTAAAGAATCAAAGCTACTTATGTTGGATGTGTAAAGTGTTCGTGTTTAACATCACATATAAAACTCATCTTTGAGCCACGTCAGATAAGTAAGTATTCCTCAACTAATTAGCCAATTGTTAGAAAAGATGTTTTCATGCTATTCAAGTATTGGGGTTAAGTCACACCAGGTGCATGTAAGTAGAAAAGTACAAAATACTGTAAATAGTTTCTGATTTCAGTTTTGCCCAATAGAAAAGCCCATTTGATGTTCATTTCAAGCCTCCTAATAAGTTTCTATACAAAAAGAGACCATTAACATGAAATATAATTCTAAACCTTTATGATATTTCTACGGCACTATTTTACGGAAACTAGAAGAATTTTATCAGTTTATATATTTCTGGTTTTGCCGAATATAAACTGCCTGGAACAAGATCAGGTAATGAATTACAGGTTAACAGCATTACCTGAATTGCAGCCTTGTAATTTGATTTGGTAGGATTTGGTAGAAAAGTACGTAATGAGGTTCAATCAGGTCGGCATTCACTCCTCAAGATTCCCCCAGTTTCCATCCTCCAGGACCAATCTACAAGAGATGCCAATTCTCTGCAGATGCGCAGATAAAATTTTTCCATTGATACATCACAAATCACATGATAAGAAAGCATTAGTATAACATAAATGTTTCTTCACCAAGACATGGAGTTGTGGACCAATTCATCAGTCAATTTATTTAggatataaaattattaaattatatatcacTAAAGTATGTGGCAACCCCCCGCTTTTAAACTCAGATGCATACTTCTCCATTACTAGGTCAAGAAGCGACAATATAAATCTATACATCTCTAAAATATTTACCTTCACTCAAAAGTTTGTAAGAGGCAGTCCGGCTGTCATTCAACCAAAGATATTTCTTATTCTAAATGATTTTTAATGCAAATAATGGGAActctaataaaataatatttcataaatGTACAACTAGCAAATGCAGATTGGTTGgagttttaataaaaaaaattgaaccaCACCATTGGTTTTAATTGCAAACGGCatacaaaaccaaaaaaatcggTTTTGATAATCGATTTTAAACttctattttttattgaatgaaatatttcaattattttaaCATAATTGAAAATTTCTAAACcagtatttaattattatatataaataaatgctAATACACATATATTAAAGCAATTACAAAAGTAATAGACGACAACGACTTTATCATTAGTTAACTATCATTATGAACATATTTTCCATATTCTTTTTATGTTATATGTTTTTTCCTTAATTACAATTACGAATAAATTTTTGGTGTCTGCGATATTAGGCCAATTTAAAACATTGCAATgccaaaaattataaaaataactaaataagatatattattataataccGATGATAAAACATAAATTAAGTTCAATCAAAAAATGTCCACAATTTCCGGGGTGGAACCCCATAGTAAACTAAGTTTCTAACAAAGTCTATtggataatttaaaaatttacgaGTCggtttgtttttcttttttatctAAACCCAGAGTAAACTAAGTTTCTAACAAAGTTTATtggataatttaatattttacgaGTCggtttgtttttcttttttatctAAATTTTGAACCAAACCAATTTTTTCgatttcattaattttaaaactgGTCCAAACCGTTATTGACTAAAAAACTTGATCCAAACCATCGGTTAGGCTTGGTTTGCTAGTCTCGTTGGTTTGGTTTTAGTTTCTGCACAAGATACCTACTGTAACAGGCCATGGAATCCAACTCGCACTAGATGCAGAAGATAAATGCTTTCTCTCTAAATAGTCAGAGATTCCACAGTATACCTGCCAACTGTAAACTTACTTAAGGTCATGACTAACAACAAGAAACGTCAGCTCTTTCTTTAGGTCTTTCAACAATTTGACAACATCTGCACGGGCCTTCCAATCTGATAGGCATATACTTTTATGAATTAAAAAGGGATTTGatagattaataaaaaatatgctTCTCAAAGCACCCACCATAAACTGATAAGTAGGAAGAATAAAAACTTACAAGCAAGTTTAGCCAAATATTGGGTTTAGGAATTTTACTAACGTGAAgaaaataaatatgataaagCCTTTTGATCAATGCTAGCATTCTctcaataaaaatcataaaacataaaAGACTGTCCAACTACAAACAAAGAATTATAAATTCTAGTAAATGGAACAGAAACTGATGCTCTTtttgatgatgaaatgatgatcaTTCTACTGCTCCCTGAACCATCTAAAAGATTAGGccctcaaaacatgaaaaagaATCCACATTTGTAAGTTGAATTCACAGGAAAAGGATGCCATGGAGATGAGGTttttaataaagaaattgtGAAAGAAAACGATAAGCAGTTCACTTTCAACAGGTAATCATCTTAACGGTTATCTGACTACGCCAGTTTCTAAATTCTGGAATAGATATACACTTGTAATACAATTAGgagacaagaaaaattgtgcaTTCAACATATGATCTCACACAACAAAGAATGTATTGCTCAAGGATCAGAAAAAGAGGCTCATCTTCATACCTAGTCCAGCAAGAGGCTCGTCCAACACTAATAGGTCAGGAGTTTGCACCTGGGGAAAAAAAGGATAGCGCGTACAAATTACAAACTGATGGGGAGAAGTCTTGGCAAAGCAATAGTGCTGCTCCATTGTTGCATGGAGACCAACTGCCACAGTTAGGAGATGCTAAAACAGCCTCCACACTTGCAGGAGTAAGGTCGCATGCATCAAAGCCTTCCTAGTTTCTATAATGGTGAGAACATCACACATTGGTTCTCTTTAATCCAATTAGCTAAAGCTACAAAACGGCTGCACACAGAAATCCAGCTATTCTAAAGTACAGAACTATGTTGAGTACAATCTAGAAAATACAGAATCTCACTAGCTGAATTGCTAGAGCAAGCCTGCGTTTGTATCCACCACTTAGAGATTGAGGATCTTTGTCCAATGAGATTCCAGTTAGACCAACCTAAAACGCGTGACATAGCTTGTCAGAACTCAGAATTATGAGTGCATTAAGAAGATGGGTGTGAAGAAGTCCATGGCACATGTTCAAATGAATGTGTTTTCTTTCTTAAAATGAACATACCGAAGTCATGACTTTTTGGAGTCTCGAAGCAAGAAGCTCCCTCAACTGAAGGCCACCTCGTTGTCTTGGCCACGCGAATATTATTTCATCAAGAATGCTGTCTGCAACAAAATATCTAGCCCAAATAATCATCTTAGGGATCACATCAGAAACACATAGGTATGAAATATGAAGAAAACAAGGACACGAGATGAAAATTTGAGACCAGGAAAAAGAGGATAAATAAAAAAGATAGAACATTAAATATCATAAATGGCTCTACATGGACATTTGGAATTCAGGTTTCAAACATGTGAAACGAGTGACTTCTAGCTACAGAACATGTTAATAAGCGCACATGTTTAAAAAATAGACCAAATAAATTGGCAAATAAATCTTCTACACAAAAAAAGTACATATTTAAAGATAAATAACGGAAAAAGGCAGTAGAAGGATTTTGAGAGGTATATCGAATATTATTGTTTCTATTTCAAAGTAGAAACACTAAGGCACCGTTCTGTTCaccatattactaatatatgtataactcatccCATCACATcccacgttcttctcatcatattatttatccatatattaactatttattttacatcaatcaaatcattaattacttatctcacatcaatcaaatcattgaattccaattattatattaccccttataaataatataatttttattttatttattattaaaagaacaaaatagtcatttaacatttttatataaaatttaatcaatcaaatcaaataaaccataatctatcaatcaaatccaatactattttaactatcatttcttatttattttttattacattatactacttatctatatattacttataccatacctcaaaccaaacggtgtctAAGTTAATAACAAAGATAATTAATAAGGTCGTGGAGGCTCTTTTTTGAGAAGCAtaaacaaaagaaaagaaacttgAACACTAAAGCAGAAAAGTTAGTAAATTTGATGCTAACACCTTTCTGGAAATTGGAATACGATACCAACTTTTCCTGGGTGTAACATTTCAGGAGAATAATTAGGATGGCCATCGTCGCCATATCTTTGAACATAGATGGAGCCTGATGTTGGTTTGCTCAACCCAGCAATTAGCTGTTTGGGAAAACAGTGAAGCACAGAgaatcaataaataaaaaagaccAGCTCAAATGAAAATGGGTTTTAAATGAATATATGAACCTGCAAAAGAGTAGTTTTTCCACTTCCACTTTGTCCAAAGATCAACCCAAAACTACATGAATGCATGACAAGTCACAAGTTAATAAAAATATCTCTCACAACTTACATATATAAAAATCTAGCCACTGAATATAGAAATGGTGTGTAAAATTAAACAAGAAAAATAACTGCAGATCCAACCAATAAAGATATCTtaaatatatatcacataaAAAACTAAAGATTAACACAGGATAAAGCTCTGTTTAGAAGGGAGAACCTATCTCAAAGATTTTTACATGAGAAGCAATGGCGATCTATTCACTTCATAGAGCGGGTAACAAGTTAGAAATCATGGACTCACTCATGAGTCATGGACAATACCAGTCCATAAGGCTCTTCATGCTAGCATTAGTGTTGGTTCCCAAAAATTTTCAACTTGCTTCGATATTCCACGCTTGCCCATTTAGAGCAAAAGTATTAAAAAGCAAAGGAAACTACATTGATCCATTAACGTTTCTACAATAGAAATACCTTTTTTCTGGAAGGGAGAAACTAATTCTGTTCAAGAGATCAATCTTGGTGCCTGGAGGTCGATAACTGACATCCTTTATCTGGGAAGGAGCGATAGCAAAATCAAAATGTATAACTAAAATCATCTTCGATCATAACaactaaaataagaaagaaaaaaaaagaccTAAATAAAAGGGGGGGAAAAGGATTGATGAAGCCGTTATTAGAGTTAAACAAATCATTGCAGTTTTTTAAATTCAGTGAGGACAATCTCTGAATTAGCAAAACCTTATTGTATTTTAATGATAGAGACCTAAGCATCTCCAAGGTGACAAGTAAAATATGCCCATAGTCCTTATGTCGAATTCATAGTTCGGCTCAAGAGAAGGAGCTACTGCTATGGCCTGTGGATGACAGTGCTTGTAGGCATCACATGTGCAGTTAAGCACAAATGTACAATTTGAGGTTAAGATTTGATACAGATTTCTAACTTGGCAAAGAGTACAAATTTACGAGTATCTCATGGCTATCTTTTATAAGATTATTATAACATAGTTAATGGCTGTCAAAGTTGAAACCGGCACCATTACAAACTGGATAAGCCCTTAACGAACTAGGAGATGGTAGGATAAAGGAAGTTAAGGGAACTCCAGTACTCACCTCGAAGCATGAATAATTGCAGGAAATTCTTGGTACTCTAAATGCCACTGAATTCGAACTGTAATTACAAGtggtcaaaaattaaaatcagaGAATCGAATAGGAATAACGAGCAATAGATTATTTGATCGCAGGAGACAACAAAATGAAGAGTAAACCTAAAGCGAGAAGAAGACGATGGGGATCCAATAGGTGAACCAAATGCAGACGACAATGGGATTCGGACAATCGCCATTAGAGAACACAACTGAGCTCCCTGGGGTTTTTTCACAgtttactttaaaaataatattagtcACTCAAATTGTTAATCACGCCGACATAATCATAACTAAGCATATGTGTACACCCGTTTTGTGTGacgaaaattttgaatttttttattaaaaataatatttttaaaaaaaattaataaatttatgtgaacaaaaaatgaatgttttttgaattaaatattagtcATAAGTCTAGCTACGAGGAATAGTTAAAAGATCatgaattaatattttttttagtttatttcccactatttttttttcaaataatttgaaattcaaattaagaTCATACCAAAAGACCAAGTTGGTTTTTCTAAGGTCTTTTCACTTAATAAATAAGTAtagataataacaataataacattttTCTCCATCTCTCACGGTGACAGAGATATATCAATTAAAAGTGGTCAAAATAGACCAAATTGAGTCAAATTATTACAGCAACCCAATTGTTAAGATCCGTTGTATATCAACTAAAAATTggtggaaaaattattttatcatcaatAATATTCATGATACAATCATTTGTTAAGTTGTTAAATCATTTTTCAATATATATCACAAATATGACTTAAAATTGACTTTTACGATTGTTGCAATATTTTTGTTGGCAAACGTACGAAATATT comes from Henckelia pumila isolate YLH828 chromosome 4, ASM3356847v2, whole genome shotgun sequence and encodes:
- the LOC140862976 gene encoding ABC transporter I family member 11, chloroplastic isoform X1, producing MAIVRIPLSSAFGSPIGSPSSSSRFSSNSVAFRVPRISCNYSCFEIKDVSYRPPGTKIDLLNRISFSLPEKSFGLIFGQSGSGKTTLLQLIAGLSKPTSGSIYVQRYGDDGHPNYSPEMLHPGKVGIVFQFPERYFVADSILDEIIFAWPRQRGGLQLRELLASRLQKVMTSVGLTGISLDKDPQSLSGGYKRRLALAIQLVQTPDLLVLDEPLAGLDWKARADVVKLLKDLKKELTFLVVSHDLKELASLVDWSWRMETGGILRSECRPD
- the LOC140862976 gene encoding ABC transporter I family member 11, chloroplastic isoform X3, giving the protein MAIVRIPLSSAFGSPIGSPSSSSRFSSNSVAFRVPRISCNYSCFEIKDVSYRPPGTKIDLLNRISFSLPEKSFGLIFGQSGSGKTTLLQLIAGLSKPTSGSIYVQRYGDDGHPNYSPEMLHPGKVGIVFQFPERYFVADSILDEIIFAWPRQRGGLQLRELLASRLQKVMTSVGLTGISLDKDPQSLSGGYKRRLALAIQLVQTPDLLVLDEPLAGLENWHLL
- the LOC140862976 gene encoding ABC transporter I family member 11, chloroplastic isoform X2, with the translated sequence MAIVRIPLSSAFGSPIGSPSSSSRFSSNSVAFRVPRISCNYSCFEIKDVSYRPPGTKIDLLNRISFSLPEKSFGLIFGQSGSGKTTLLQLIAGLSKPTSGSIYVQRYGDDGHPNYSPEMLHPGKVGIVFQFPERYFVADSILDEIIFAWPRQRGGLQLRELLASRLQKVMTSVGLTGISLDKDPQSLSGGYKRRLALAIQLVQTPDLLVLDEPLAGLDWKARADVVKLLKDLKKELTFLVVSHDLK